The Dreissena polymorpha isolate Duluth1 chromosome 2, UMN_Dpol_1.0, whole genome shotgun sequence nucleotide sequence TGTATTGATGTTAGAGATAACTCGGACATACAAACAAACTCAACGGAAGAAGACGTAGTAGAGAATGAAATGTTGACAACTCCATATAGTGTCACCGACAAAGATGCACGTTGCTTACTTGCTTTATTAAAGTCAGACAAAGCAAGCAACAACAAAGGTCAATGGGATGACAAAGAAGAAGATCACATTAAAGAAAGTATGTCTATGTCAATGAAACTTAAATGCATGCGAGATGTAGAGCTTAAAGTTCTTGTAAGGTACTTTAGAAAGACGCGAAACTTGACACTGAACGAAACGGCAACTAAAACTCGCAAATTAGAAGAACTTTCAGGAATGCTTGGACTATCAAAGCCTGAAACGGAAAAAGGATCTTCGAAAAGGTCTTCGAAAAAACAGTATCACACCAAATCATTGCGTGATTTAGCAGTCAAAGTACTAACAACTAAAGTTTCAAAGCAAGCATTAAACTGTGCTTACGCAGAGATCATTTGGAACGATCAGTATATCAAGTGGAAATCTGAAGCTCCAGTTTTGGACAAAATTAGTATTAATGAGACTGGCATTTCTAGAGAATGGTTCTACCACCCAGAGTTCAGTACAGCCAGAAATCAGCTGGAAGTGAAGTGTATCGATGCCACACATTTGCTTACACGAACAAGAAGGAAATGTTGTAAAGGTGGTCTTGATGGGTTAAGCAATAGTGCTTGGAAAAGAGTTGCAAGAACGGGGAAAACATTGCTGACTCCAATCATGGTGGATGACATTACAGATCCTATGTCATCTGCGATGGCTGCAACCCACTTCTCAGACAAAGTTGAATCAGAAATGCGTCAAATGGGGGAGATCGAATCAGCAGATTTATGCAGAGACATTCGAATGTGGTGGGAGGCAGAGGACTGTTCGGGAATCCCGGCGCTTGAAAGGTTCAGAATGAGAGAGAGTCTTCGAA carries:
- the LOC127868296 gene encoding uncharacterized protein LOC127868296, with the translated sequence MLTTPYSVTDKDARCLLALLKSDKASNNKGQWDDKEEDHIKESMSMSMKLKCMRDVELKVLVRYFRKTRNLTLNETATKTRKLEELSGMLGLSKPETEKGSSKRSSKKQYHTKSLRDLAVKVLTTKVSKQALNCAYAEIIWNDQYIKWKSEAPVLDKISINETGISREWFYHPEFSTARNQLEVKCIDATHLLTRTRRKCCKGGLDGLSNSAWKRVARTGKTLLTPIMVDDITDPMSSAMAATHFSDKVESEMRQMGEIESADLCRDIRMWWEAEDCSGIPALERFRMRESLRKRLLSHVEFCKFPPPTMNVAGWPIQLWEALLSHIDAKTMLYELCHGGCYNVRAFSSLIGETFFSELVLHDKTGCGTVSAAEFGRFIGTATEQLHMRQDPDRKFFYRTSRSHVYGLTGSTESSTAQPTNSDGCNTQQQNDIIRKIRLKDHEFDIPKRKEPKRKFDTVSTSRNALQKGTLGVRWERARRNDSKMLLTSKMGIDIDP